CAGAGAGCTGGGTGGGGGAGGGTAGCGGCGCGGCCTGGCGCGGTCGAGGCTCGGTCCCGTTCCGTCTCGGACCGAGATGGGGCTCAGCCCTTCTCCGCACGCTCCTTACGGTTTGTCTCGGTGCTTGGCCCTgttccagccctgtgctcctcgGGATGGGGCTCAGTCCGTGGCCTTCCTGTGCTCCCCACCCCCCTCACGGCCTCCGGCCCGCTCCTGTCGCTCTCGCCGAGGCCGCGGCCTCCCGCCCGATCCCTAAAGCCGGAGCAGCGGGAAATGGAGAATTGTCTTTATCCCTGGTGAGGGAGAATGTTAAAGGGAGAGAATCCTGCTACTGATAAATAGATTTTTTCACGGAATGAGGTGGGATGTGgttaaaagagaatttttaaagcttttttttttttcttcatgacGGGGGGAGCTTTTAGTTTATAATTGCTGCATCATGATCAGGTTTAATTGTTCAGTATCCAGAAATACTGGTGAATTTTTATTTGATCGCTCCTTCAGAATGTACTCATTTTTGGAGTGATTATAAATCTACCTTCTCTCTTGTGTTTCTGTTCTCTAGAATTGTTTAGTAAAGAAGCTTAAAAGGTGCTCCGAGGTATTTTACCATTTTGTCTTGGGAGGCATCTGTGATTGTTTTAGACATTATTTCACGTTTTGGTGGAAGCAAGAGACACAGTGTGTTAGCAATGTTAACATTTTCTTAATAATAAATAGATAATGTGTATTTTTCTCACCTAAGGAAATGTGTGGAGTGTTTGCTGAAATATCAATGCTGGCccacagaaaggaaatgcagTTTGCCTCTGGTGTTACGTAGACGTCCAAACAGTTCTTTgattaaaatctttctttttaaaagcaaagaattcTTCAGTTACTGCAGCAAATTATGCTGTGTCATAAAAATTGATACCTGGATAACTGGAAGAGGAAGGGAATTTAGTTTAAAACCTTTGTTCTCTTTTATGATTGTTCATTACTGGTAATTGATTAAAGAGGCATTTCTGAGTGATTTGCATAATTTCCCTTTTGCTGATTTCAAGCCTGTTTCTCCTTTAATGCTGTAGCTGCATTTACACccctgaagagaaaaataggTAGAACTTGAAAACCACGAGTAAAGCAATATGGAATCAGATGATTCTGATTGTGTGCAGACACCTTCCCACTTCTGTACCTGTGTAAAGAGGGGTGTGCTGGACTGGATGAGggtgtttgttttcagacatcCATTAAATATTTGTCACCCTTTGAATGCTCAGAGATGCTTCTTGTGCCTTTCTTTTGCTTCAGAAAAATCACACTGATGCTCATTACCCTAGTCGTATCTAAAAGGTCACTTCCAGTATTAAATGTTTCCTTAACAGTCTTCAATAGGTACTGTAACAGGGACTTTGATGATGAGAAAATCCTTATACAGCATCAAAAAGCAAAGCACTTTAAATGCCATATATGTCATAAGAAACTGTATACAGGACCTGGTTTAGCTATACACTGCATGCAGGTAAGCAGTTTTAGATTTACATGAGCTTTTCTTTACAGTATCTAAAATTTAAGTGTCCTTAAGATGGGGGTTAGGGGCTTCCAGAGTCTGTAAAACGGGTGAGAAAAAGACAGCAGTGGCCTCTTTGCAGCACAGGAGTCCTGCTGTGTCAGCAGTCAAATGGCCGCTGTGCAGCAGAGATCTTGCTCAGGATGTTTTGTAGGAGTGAAGGAATTGTGCTGTCTCAGTTGTTCTAAGTTAATGTAAGCTGGTTTTAGGGGTAATAGTAGTTACCAGAGATTAGGAGGCACAGATCAAGAAAATGCTTGGCCAGAGAGATTAGTCCCATTAAGGGTGTTCCTTTTCTGTCTTCAAACTGCCTGAAGAACACAGAGAATTTACCCTGAAATGTGGTCAGCAGGATTTAttgaggttttgttttctttaggtACATAAAGAAACAATAGATGCTGTTCCAAATGCTATTCCTGGAAGAACAGACATTGAACTGGAAATCTATGGAATGGAAGGCATTCCAGAAAAAGACATGGAGGAACGGAGGAGGTTACTTGAACAAAAAACTCAGGGTAAGGTGGAATGTGGCTGGTTGTCATTTCCCTGGTGTGTTCCTTACTCAGTGAGGGTGGGATTTAATTCCttctctggcagcagctccaggcacttGCCAGCCACGTGGGagggatttttcctttcctgttcaGAAgtagctgctgccagagcagctaCAACAATTACCTAATGAATATGGACATGGTCATTTGTTTGTGAGGGTAAGGGGAGGAAAGGCTAGAGGTGAAACTGTCCTGGTGATTCCCAAAtgcttctgtttctttgctGTTCAAGCCTTTGGTGGAACTGCTTTGGTTTATGCAGGACAGCATGATATTGATACAAGGGCAGATCCCTCTGTATGTTCAGGGTAATGGCAGTGTGAGTCACATTCCTTCCCTTTATTTGTGGCTGCAGGTGGGCTCACACAGCAttctttctttgtatttctgtgaCTTTTTGAACACTGGCAAAGTTTAAATTTTGCTGTTAGTTAATTTTATGGAATATAATTTGTGTTCAGTTTGACCGTATGCGTTGTACTGTCTGCAGAGagccagaaaaagaaacaacaggATGATTCTGATGAGTATGAAGATGATGAATCTGCAGCTTCAACTTCATTTCAACCCCAGCAAGTTCAGCCACAGCAGGGGTACATTccccccatggcacagccaggtttGCCTCCTGTGCCAGGTGCACCAGGGATGCCTCCAGGTGAGTGGGTGTGTTCTGTGAGGTCATTGCTGAAAACCTCACAGAAGCACGAATTGCTGCCTGTATGCTTGAGTGCTAATCTGCCCTTTTATCACTGGGGTCACAGAATAGTTCTGGGAGGTGCAGATAAGCAGTTGgttcattttcttccctcctctgtGCATGAGCACATCTTCCTTGGTGGACTGGATTCACATACCTGATGCTGGCATGCAGATTGAAGGTTGTGGTTGTAAGGCAGGTTAGTGCCTCAAACAGAAGTCCAGCAGTGACACTTGTTCATACTGTTTATGGCAGGGTTTGGaaacagggcagagctgctgtgcatcTGGAGACTTTAGCACAGAACAGGCTGTTCATACACAGGCCACAGGTGCAGTGAGGAAAGAGTTTGATCAGTGAGTGAAGAACGGTCTCTTGTAGTAAGATGTCTTCTTTGGAGACCACTAAGGAAATTCACAGTCTTGCAGGGCTGAGGACAATCAATCAAAGTCAAATTTGCAGATAGTGTTTATATTGCACTGTTTGTAAGCAGTATTATTTCAAAACCCAGTTTTTTAGAACTTGCTGTAAAGCATTTATCCAGTGTAAACTTATTAGATGACATTTGTTTGCAACTGTATGTTATCAGAGTtgttgaaaatttatttttcttttaaggtaTACCCCCATTAATGGCAGGTGTTCCACCTATGATGCCTGGAATGCCTCCAGTTATGCCTGGAATGCCACCTGGGTGAGTAGCAAGAAAGACTTAATATTACATGTTTATACTGTGCATTTTAAACTCATAGAAAAAGTAAAGCTAATTAAAAGAATGTACAATAGGGAATTGTGAACTCTGTAACTTAAATATTTAAGACTAGCCAAAGAACTGGATGGCTGTAAACCAACATGTAAAATATGGCCAAACTGGGTTTATGTATAAAGTATCTTGCCTTTCTCCTGACTTAATAGTTATTAAGTAGTAATATATTAATACAAAATTTTGTTGTGTTGGTTTAGAGCCTTCTGTGAGCCACTATTCCCTTGTGTATTGCACATATGTTGTACATCTGGTTATCAGTCATCAacataacaggaaaaaaagtactGGGCAGattatatttttcttgtattttgggCAAAAGATGTTGGTTTTTATGCTTGTTATGGGGTTGACACCATACCCTATCACAATGTGTTTGGAAATTCACAGTTAGATTTTTGATTTTGTCATAAATTTTCACAGATTacatcaacagagaaaataCATGCAGTCATTTTGTGGTGGAAACATGTAAGCATCTCATTAATGTAATTCTAGGTACATTCATTATGCCATTTTATGTCATGTTTTTGATAAGCTAGAAATTGTTTTACTGAAAACCTTTGAATATTGCCTAAGAATTTGGAGAAGGTGTCTAGTTAGATTTTGTTACTGTATAATACGTGAAGGTTTTATGTTTTATCTAAATGAATATTACAAAACTGTATGTGAAATGCATTCTACAAAATATAAACCAAGCAGACCCTTAGAGATTTAAAGCCTCTCTTGAACCAGAGCTTGAGCAGCTCCATGTGCTTGATCCTTCACGCTGCAGGACATTCTGCAGGAACTCAGTTTAATCTAAACTTTTAAGTTAACTGAGAGGAAAGCTCCTTGACTTCTGAGACATAAATATTGATTTAACAGCCTTTGAATTGAAAAATCATATCATAGTCGAACATGGTGTGGATGCTGATCAGAAATTTAGCTTTTCTGGGTGGAAACTCAGCAGAATTTAATCAGGTTGTCAGACACTTAGTCCTCATTAAATTCCCTGTTAACTTCAGGTGTATGTTATGTCACCTGTAAAAACACAAATTTGCCAAAATttcactgcatttcattttgGGGGGAGAGGATGACGTTGCATTATGCTTTTGTCTAATCTAAAGTTTTGCTTTCTTAACCTGATTAAATTTTGTTTAACAATGACTAAAGAATTAGGAGAGACAAAGCAACTTTGGTGTTGGTGTGACACCAGTTCTAGCACTATCTGCAGTTTCTCAGAAGTCAttctggagcagcaggcagtgagCACCCAGCCCTTGTTGTGGTGTCTGCTGGGTGGCAAGACTGATCAGCCTTCTCCAAGCAAAAAAGGGACCATGGGTCTGTTCCCAGTCATTGCTGCCTCTGCAGTGATAGATGAGTTGAGAGCAGGAATCAGACTTGCCAGAAAGAATGCTCACTTGTTCATGGCATTTGATCTGAAAACAGCAGTGGTGAAGGTGTCTTAACTGTCATACAAACAGAAACTGCTTCTTAGTGGGATTTTGGTTTGTGCTGGAGTGCTGCAGATCAGCTGATCTTGCTCACTAAAGTAATAaacattcttttattttgtttccctAATCCGTTTTTGAACGTCTGcaaaaaattaagcaaaattaAGCTACACTTGTTTGTTCCCTGTAAAGGgctcatacatattcatttagGAAGAGAAACCAAATGGTTTCTTTTTAATGTGGAGAAAAAATATGTTACAATGAGGATGTCTCATATTAAAGAACCAAAATCCCACTTTATCATTAGTATATGGATTGTTTTCTGTAATTGAAATTCTGGAAGCTTTCTTGCCCTGtgatctctgctctgcttttgtcaATGTTTTTTGGATAGTCTGCAGCTCTGGGTTATCTGCCAGTCAGTGTCAGAGAGGAGTAGTAGCAGATATGCAGTGATTGTGGTGTGATTGGAGCTGGCTGCTTTTCCTACATTCACACTCCATGAATGTACTGAGATCAGGTCCTTGGAACACTCAGCTGCAGCTTGTAGTCTTGACAGAGATTTCAAGAGACACTAGTTCTGGAAATCTCATATTAGAGACAGTGAGATCTTGAGAAATTAAAGTTCAAATaagtgtttggggttttgggtgctgggttatgttttggttttattcttgtGGAGCTGGTTTGGAATTCCCTCTCTTGAGAGCTTCTTGAAATTATTTACCATTATTTTTTGTCTAATACAGGGATGTGCCAATTGTCTTAAAACTTTATCATGTGTGTTCATACCAGTGCTCATTTTCTCTTCAATAGGATGATGCCAATGGGTGGAATGATGCCTCCTGGGCCAGGAATCCCACCTCTTATGCCTGGTATGCCACCAGGTAGGTCAGGGTTGTCGAACTCGTACTATGGTGAGagtttaattatatttatttcttttatactAAGATTTAGAATTTTTGTTATAAACATTCAGATTTATGCCACCACCCACCACCTTTATGTTGTTGGACTGCCACAGAAGCCACTGTGTGCAGAGGTGGTTGATTTATAGCTTCTgattataaataattattttacttttataccattattaaagtaaaaaaacagAATACTGTTTCTTTGATTTATTGCATTTTCTCACACTGTTGTGTTGCCTGGTCTCTCTTcatcccttttatttttaattaatgtttgtGGCTGCAGTTGGAAAACAGTAATGGCTGAAAATGTGGAAAGTGGGGAATAGCTGGGTGGAATAGTTACCCAGCTAATGAGCCTGCAGTGTGAAGAAGCTTAACTGACATTTTGGTCTCTTACCGTAGCTGGAAGAGATGTTTGTTGAGCTTGTGCAGCTCTTAGGTAGCCCTGAGTTCCCTGGGTGTTCCATCTGAGCAGTGACTGGTTTGCTTGATGGAACCCGTGGGAGCTGTTAACTTGCCACTGACGCTCTCCTAGAGCTGCACACACCCAGTGCAGGTGTTGTGGTGACACTGGGAAATGTCCCAGTGCACTTTGCTGCTGACCCCAGTGAAGCTGGCAGTGGCTCCATCACCCTTCTGGTACTGTTCAGAATTCAGTGTACTGTACAATTCAGTGTCTCAGATTTTGTAACAGTATCATCCATGCTCTTGGCAGCATACCTGCAGTGTGGCAGAAACAGTTCCTGCATGAATTGTATTGGTATATTGAGAGCATGAACTTCATTATTGCAGCTTTAGTAAAAATCAAGTGAATCCAGCATTGTTCTGAAGTGTTAGAGGTTACTGCCTGTGCATAGCCATTGACTGTTGACTGCTGGCATTACCCTTTgtcatgttttattttactgttgCCTTAAAAATACATCTTGTAGTGGGAAACTTTGTTCTAAGGAACACGGGAGCGGGATTGTCTAAAGGAATATTGGTGCTTCCTGGAGCCTGATCCGCCGCCCGTTGTTTGTGGTTTGTAGGGATGCCCCCTCCTGTTGGGCCTCGGCCTGGCATGCCTCCAATGACACAAGCACAGCCTGTTACAGCCCCGGGCATTCTGAACCggcctccagctcctgctgcaacAGCACCAACTCCACAGCCTCCAGTTACCAAACCACTCTTCCCAAGCGCAGGGCAGGTAAGGTATCCCAGAGCCTGGAATCTTTGTCATGTTCTTCAAATTGCCACTGTGTCAATAGTGCCTATTTATGAAATGACTGGTTCAGGTTTTTGCTTGGGTTGATGTTTAATTCAGTGTAGTGCttgaatgaattttaaaatattcttgtgTTTTTCTTAAAGCAGCTGTGAAACCAGACAGAAGTTCTGTAAGCACTGGGGAAGAAAGGAGTAGGCGAAACACTCTTAAAGGCCTTTAATTGTGTTGTTGTTAAGGGAACTTTGGGTGGGTGAAGAGCTGTGTTAGCTGCAGGAGTCTGATTGCATAGAACTCTACCTTTCCAAGTTAAAAATCTTTACATGACTTGTTCTCGCTCATAATGGGCTCTCTACTGATAAATGGACAAATTTGTTCTGTAGTCTTGTTAAACCGGTTAAACATTGCCTGAGATAGGAGGTTTTTACTTCAGAAAGTTGAGGAGTAAGTCAGTGTAGTGAGAAgttaatttcagtgttttgtgGGGGGAAGTGGGGAATTGATAGTGGCTTGTGACCTTTTCCCTTTGAATGCACTTTTTTGTGGGTCCTGAGTTCTTACTTGCTGTCAAGTATGTTGCAGAGGCCTTTGTAATTTACTGTTTGCATTTTGGGCTTCTGCGGGGACGATACATGTTTACAAAAATACAGTCCTTTCATAAGAAAGGGCTTAGTATAAGAAATCCTTTCATCTGGATACTTTCCACCCATTTGTTTGGAGACTTTTcactgtttcctttcttttatgCTACAGATGGGGACACCTGTCACAAGCTCAAGTGCAGCTTCCTCcaattcagaaagtctctcagCATCTTCTAACGCTCTGTTTCCTAGCACAGCACAAGTACGCAGGAAGTCACAGTTTAAAACAAATTGCTTTGCAACTTAACCCTTTGGACCATTCTGTAAAATCTAAAATTGACTAAACATCTTCAGATAATTGTTGTTATATTCCTGATTATGTTTAGCTGGTAAAACTGCAGAGTCCTTGATTATGAGTTGCATCTTACCAGAAATAAGCATGTCAAAGTGCCCAATTTTTCTTAGTGTGAAAGAATGAAATGTAACATCCTGGTTCTAAAGGGTTAAAAGAGCATGAAAGCAGTTAAATGCATTTTAGTGGGCAGTGGTTAGCTTGATGCATGGTGAAGGCTTTTTAGTTTATGTTGTTTAATATGTTACAGCATAATGTAGGGGATTTTAAATTTGCGTTATGtgcaaaatgttaatttttattttttttttattgagaGATTCAGATAGTTGTAAATATCCAGTGACTAGAAACAAAATCATTCCCTCATAACTAGGGTTTGCTTTGGAGATTGCTGTGTCTTCAGATACAGCTTTGCAAAACAGACTTTTACAGGGTTTTTGTAACAAAAGAGTAGGAGAGATGAAATGTTGGCCTCTCTAGTGGACCTCTTACCTGCTTCCATTGATTCTTCATTCACAAATAAGATTCAAGTTCTGTGGATAGACATAGTACTCTGTGAAAATACTGCATTGTGTTTATAGAGAGAACACTTAAAGCCCTGACACAATAGAGCTTTCTTAAAtatttgattaaaatatttcttaaatacCTAATTTTAATGAATACTAGCACTTCGAGCTGTACTCTAAACTGATGGTTGCTGAAATATGTTAATTTACTGAAAGACTAATAATAAATCTATGCTTAGAGCCTCCTAAAAATAGTGATTCAGGAAAGATTTACATATTTGCCAAATTCGGTGTTTGAGATAAAGTAtagggtgtttttttctttgttgttccTTTGTTGTGGTGGCTTTTGACCTGCAGATTTTAGCctttcctgtgtgtgtgtgtatgtgtacatCCCGGGGTTTATTTTGTCTTGGTTTCAGTTGCTCTAGTATGCAATAAGGCTGAACTTTACTTTTGTCAAGCTTGTATAATCATATATCTCACTGGAACGTTTCAGAGGTCTAACAGTCATCTTTTAAGTTTTCTTGAATGAAAACTTGATTTGAGATATAAACACtgacctgtgtgtgtgtttcacaggctgcagcagctgtgccagggccagtTGGTACTGATTTCAAACCTTTGAATTCTACACCTGCAACAACAACAGAACCCCCCAAACCAACATTCCCGGCTTACACCCAGTCCACAGCCTCAACCACTAGCACAACAAACAGCACTGCAGCTAAACCAGCTACATCTATCACAAGTAAGCCTGCTACCCTCACCACAACCAGTGCAACCAGTAAGTTGATCCATCCAGATGAGGATATATCACTGGTAAGTAACATGTTTTCATTGTCTTCCTGAAAAATGCGATTTGTGATGATATGGCAGGGTGAATGGAATTTCATCTGTGCTCTGCATTATGTGCATTTTAGTAATGGTGAGAGTGCAAACCGTGCAGAAAAAATGTAACTGAGTTATGATTGGCATATTGGCAGTGCTGCAGTCTAAGCCTTAGCTTTGGTGGTGGTGGGAAATTTCTCAATCCAAAATACAATTTGGACTTCTACTGCATTTGGACTTTTGTGTAGAACAAAAGACTGAACAGTTTGAAGTTGTTTTGATGCTATTACAGCAGTTAGAAATACGGAATTTATGGATAAAACAAATGAACTTAATTACAGTTCAGAGATCTTTAGGTTTgtgtttttaagagaaaaaggCTTTATTCAGttgggggaaagggaggatTTGAGTTCCATTCAGAATACTCAGACTGGTCTGTATTAAGGAAGAAAGTCTGCAGAAAGGGGGacaaatcctgctgctgctgggtaaTGTTACTAGTAGTCTTTGAATTTGTAAGGTAGTTAAAATAGTTTAGTAATCTGCTTTTTTGCTCCTCTGTTTACTTTCGGTGAGTTCTAACACGATGTGTTGTGATTGTCTCTCCTGCTTTTAGGAAGAGAGAAGGGCACAGTTGCCCAAATACCAGCGAAATCTTCCTCGAccaggccaggctgccctgggtaATCCACCAGTTGGACCAATTGGAGGTATGATGCCACCACAGCCAGGAATCCCTCCACAGCAACAAGGAATGAGACCTCCCATGCCACCTCATGGTAATCATACATTTCCCAGCTTCCTATTTTTGGAAAGATTCGTGACGTTGCCTATGCTAGCAGGGAGGGGTGAAACTTTTCACAAAATACACTTctcactatttaaaaaaaaaaaatttaaaaattcttctttgcATTTTAACTATTCTGTTTCTAGGTCAGTATGGTGCTCATCACCAGGGCATGCCAGGATACCTTCCTGGGGCAATGCCTCCATACGGTCAGGGACCTCCGATGGTGCCCCCGTACCAGAGTGGACCTCCTCGCCCTCCCATGGCAATGAGACCGCCCGTAATGTCCCAAGGTGGCCGCTACTGATGCTCCTACTCACGCTCTAATAGGTTTGGAGATTAAACCTTTTCTCATCTTGTGCTGTTAATATAGCCGAGCTTCCGTCAATTAAGGCTTCATTGtgactcttaaaaaaaaaataagtatctTCCCACATGCAAGGAGCTGTTggacattttattttacatgggaaaaattatttggaataaTAACAGGAAGTTTTCCTGATGTTGCAATTTATACTGTATGGcttctttttcatgtttcatCTAGGTTTTTAGAAGTGAAGTATAGTAAATATGGTTCGTTAAATTGTGAAGGCGCTGGAATTACATGAACATACCACCTTAAAGGCAAGTTCTGTAATGTTACGTTGCTCTTTGTGAAATGATGCCTTCACAGCACTTCAAGTGCTGTTGGACTTATGTCCCCAACATAGTTTGGTGAGGGCTGTAACTGTTCCCAACTACTTGTACATTAAAGTCTGAACTTGTAACAATATTTAATGTATTCAGAGTTCCTCCTGTTCCAGGGTTTAAGTAAACTGACCCACTAAGGTCATGTGACTTTTCTGTACTGTTATAAACTTCATTGTaataaaagaggagaaaaatttaTATGCCTTTTTATTCATGACCAGCTGTGGacaactgcctgaaaggttTGTACAGATGCATGCCGTGGTAGCCATTGGTGTAATGAACACAGTTATTGGTGCTGTTTTGATAAAGTCTGAATTCCTTGTTCTAAAAAGTCACTCCTTAGCTGTACGTCTGAGTAGACAAAGACCTGTACACTTATTAACTGACTCCTCAAAATtgaggctgcaggaggcacaTCCCAACTCTTGGTTGTAACTTCTCTTAATGCATATGTTTCTTTACTTGTGCTTTCTTGTCCtcaataaattttaaatgatTTCTAGTCCTGGCACTTGCTTGTAGGATGTGAAAGTGCTCTGAGATACATCCTAGTGCCAGGGTGTGTCCCATTAGTTCACTTTGCAAATGATGCTTTTTAATGTGCAAGTGGAGATGAATTTTAGGATCCTTTAGGTGAAGATTTCTAGAAGCTTAGGTGCATGGCACATGGGTGAGTGACTTCCAGTTAATGTATTGAAGTTGACCTGCAAAAGAGAAATAGTAGCTTAACCCTCTTAATGCACAGAAGAGGCAAAGCAGGCAAGGGTAATGTGTTATATGCTGTGTTTTTACTTCAAATGTTCAGAATTTCATGTTTTGGCAGTCTCTGAAAGGTGAACCATCTGTAACCATCTGTTGTGTGCTATGATCAGATGTTGTCTAAGTTTTCTTGAGCCATTCAGTGAAAGTTTCTGGAGTAAGAGACCTTTTATCCAAGAGACATCTTCCCTCTATGACTTAGTAGTAATTTCTCTGTTTATAAGAGTAGAGTGACAAGTTCCTCTTAAGGTTGTAATTAAGTCTGGCATCATGTGTTCCTGTGTCAAACCTCTGATGAGAATGTAGAGGGAGACCttttggaggggagggaagTGAGAGCCTCTCTGGCTTCTTctcaacagggaaaaaagagtggtgaatttttcatttgcagGTCAACTTTAAATACATGTTCCAGCCTCAAGCCTTATCTGCAGTTTCATTAATGGGGATATCTCTTCTTTAGGGTGGGGTAGAAGGATCATTAGcatttttgtgtcattttatTCATAGTTTTTGTAGATGGTGGAAGTTTTTCACTTAATTTTCATACTGAGCATTATGGCTCTGTTTCTTGGAAGTCTTGGGGTTTTGTAGCTGCACTAAAGCACTTCATGTGGCTCTATTCTGTACTGTCTCttaaaagtacaaaaataaCAGTACAGCTGAAATACTGCATTGTCTCAGCTTCTAAACTGTGGTCACAGAATGTCTCAAAAGCACTAGAGCTTCCAGTGCAATCCAGTTGCAgctgaatggccttggtttAACCATTAAGAATTGCCAGGCACCTTTTCCTCAAGTGTTCAGTTTTCAGACCATAAGTCCAAGCCTCTGTTGAGAAGCAGTTCTCTCTGGTCACTGGTATCTGCTGATCACCTGTCAGATGTGCAGTATTTGGCTTGCAGATGTTCTCAGTGGGCCTTGATGTCAATTCTTTTGTTAGCTCTTCATCTTGCTTTAGACAGAAGTCTAACAgataaaatttgttttgctggGGCAGCGCTTTTATACtctggttttcttctgtttacCTAATTAGGATCATTACAAAATACTGAAGAGATTTTTATGATGTCTTATATTTGTCCTTTTTATAATACTACACATAAAATGTGTACATTATGAAGTGATGTTAACTACTGCTTGTAAAACTATAGAAGTTCTCACTTTTCTCTGAAGATCATACTGCTGctttaaggatgctttgcccTTCTGCCCCAGTCAAGTaatttccttctccctctggTGTCTTTCTGTAATTTTCCATATGTTGTTTCCAGACCCCTACTTTCCTGGGATAAAACCTTATTGCATGCACTGTTAACTGGGCATATTCTGCAAGTTGTATTAGTTAAGTTTCACTCTTTTAAACAAACAGTGAATGTCACATTCTGATAATGGTACCATTTAAAGCTAATACTGCATAGACTTCAAGCTTGAATGCATTTTAAGAATAATCTTTCCTTAGTAGTGATGTTATGAAACCCCCTTGAGTAGGTACTTCCACGTGGATTTCATTGGTACTTGCATACAAGCAGGTGAACAATTTGCTGTGATTTTCACGTGGATACTTCATTTCCTGCTCCTGTCATTCCTGTGCAATACCAGCTGTGATGTGGCTGCCTTCAGTCTGCAGTTACTTTTTGTCTCCTGTGTGATTCTTCTGTAAACAGGCAAATGTTTCGGTGCCTGCCTTGTCTGTTGGTCCCTGCCTTCATTTCTTTGGATACTGCTTCTTAATGTTCAGAGAGTTGGATTTATGGTGCATTTACCCAAAACTACTACAACTGCTTTGAATGTAATAGTTGCTTGTATAAAGACAAAGACTTGGTTTACAGTACCAAGTGTAATCAACATAGCTCTGCCAGCAAAATCCCTGATGTAATGCAGCCATGAAAACAGGCTTTTGCTTTAGTTAATCCTTTCTTGGAAGGAGATTGCAGAGGCCTTTATGATTACAGA
This portion of the Zonotrichia leucophrys gambelii isolate GWCS_2022_RI chromosome 18, RI_Zleu_2.0, whole genome shotgun sequence genome encodes:
- the ZNF207 gene encoding BUB3-interacting and GLEBS motif-containing protein ZNF207 isoform X2 codes for the protein MGRKKKKQLKPWCWYCNRDFDDEKILIQHQKAKHFKCHICHKKLYTGPGLAIHCMQVHKETIDAVPNAIPGRTDIELEIYGMEGIPEKDMEERRRLLEQKTQESQKKKQQDDSDEYEDDESAASTSFQPQQVQPQQGYIPPMAQPGLPPVPGAPGMPPGIPPLMAGVPPMMPGMPPVMPGMPPGMMPMGGMMPPGPGIPPLMPGMPPGMPPPVGPRPGMPPMTQAQPVTAPGILNRPPAPAATAPTPQPPVTKPLFPSAGQMGTPVTSSSAASSNSESLSASSNALFPSTAQAAAAVPGPVGTDFKPLNSTPATTTEPPKPTFPAYTQSTASTTSTTNSTAAKPATSITSKPATLTTTSATSKLIHPDEDISLEERRAQLPKYQRNLPRPGQAALGNPPVGPIGGMMPPQPGIPPQQQGMRPPMPPHGQYGAHHQGMPGYLPGAMPPYGQGPPMVPPYQSGPPRPPMAMRPPVMSQGGRY
- the ZNF207 gene encoding BUB3-interacting and GLEBS motif-containing protein ZNF207 isoform X1: MGRKKKKQLKPWCWYCNRDFDDEKILIQHQKAKHFKCHICHKKLYTGPGLAIHCMQVHKETIDAVPNAIPGRTDIELEIYGMEGIPEKDMEERRRLLEQKTQESQKKKQQDDSDEYEDDESAASTSFQPQQVQPQQGYIPPMAQPGLPPVPGAPGMPPGIPPLMAGVPPMMPGMPPVMPGMPPGMMPMGGMMPPGPGIPPLMPGMPPGRSGLSNSYYGMPPPVGPRPGMPPMTQAQPVTAPGILNRPPAPAATAPTPQPPVTKPLFPSAGQMGTPVTSSSAASSNSESLSASSNALFPSTAQAAAAVPGPVGTDFKPLNSTPATTTEPPKPTFPAYTQSTASTTSTTNSTAAKPATSITSKPATLTTTSATSKLIHPDEDISLEERRAQLPKYQRNLPRPGQAALGNPPVGPIGGMMPPQPGIPPQQQGMRPPMPPHGQYGAHHQGMPGYLPGAMPPYGQGPPMVPPYQSGPPRPPMAMRPPVMSQGGRY
- the ZNF207 gene encoding BUB3-interacting and GLEBS motif-containing protein ZNF207 isoform X3, translating into MGRKKKKQLKPWCWYCNRDFDDEKILIQHQKAKHFKCHICHKKLYTGPGLAIHCMQVHKETIDAVPNAIPGRTDIELEIYGMEGIPEKDMEERRRLLEQKTQESQKKKQQDDSDEYEDDESAASTSFQPQQVQPQQGYIPPMAQPGLPPVPGAPGMPPGIPPLMAGVPPMMPGMPPVMPGMPPGMMPMGGMMPPGPGIPPLMPGMPPGRSGLSNSYYGMPPPVGPRPGMPPMTQAQPVTAPGILNRPPAPAATAPTPQPPVTKPLFPSAGQAAAAVPGPVGTDFKPLNSTPATTTEPPKPTFPAYTQSTASTTSTTNSTAAKPATSITSKPATLTTTSATSKLIHPDEDISLEERRAQLPKYQRNLPRPGQAALGNPPVGPIGGMMPPQPGIPPQQQGMRPPMPPHGQYGAHHQGMPGYLPGAMPPYGQGPPMVPPYQSGPPRPPMAMRPPVMSQGGRY
- the ZNF207 gene encoding BUB3-interacting and GLEBS motif-containing protein ZNF207 isoform X4, translated to MGRKKKKQLKPWCWYCNRDFDDEKILIQHQKAKHFKCHICHKKLYTGPGLAIHCMQVHKETIDAVPNAIPGRTDIELEIYGMEGIPEKDMEERRRLLEQKTQESQKKKQQDDSDEYEDDESAASTSFQPQQVQPQQGYIPPMAQPGLPPVPGAPGMPPGIPPLMAGVPPMMPGMPPVMPGMPPGMMPMGGMMPPGPGIPPLMPGMPPGMPPPVGPRPGMPPMTQAQPVTAPGILNRPPAPAATAPTPQPPVTKPLFPSAGQAAAAVPGPVGTDFKPLNSTPATTTEPPKPTFPAYTQSTASTTSTTNSTAAKPATSITSKPATLTTTSATSKLIHPDEDISLEERRAQLPKYQRNLPRPGQAALGNPPVGPIGGMMPPQPGIPPQQQGMRPPMPPHGQYGAHHQGMPGYLPGAMPPYGQGPPMVPPYQSGPPRPPMAMRPPVMSQGGRY